From Chionomys nivalis chromosome 21, mChiNiv1.1, whole genome shotgun sequence, a single genomic window includes:
- the Map10 gene encoding microtubule-associated protein 10 encodes MAATAAGRLFSLELLVDWVRLEFGLAPCAGDPAVAFRLLDFPPLLVLPSAASAREPRSGTIDFGRGKACLLRLRPDALHRPRLRAAVLQLPEGPASAPCLLGACDILLVASQGRRGKYTLHGPAAQRVGELALFYRLTDLGRFPPGVPELQGPLNPESITSEAMEVWEPPTQETSKPCTREATVRCLQCASEPCPKDTNSWSAGDSDPSAVQKTWEEAVLHSKASSGDVASAPCSPAPSGRTASPLSPEVTELDFETNTFCPPPLYYTHQIQEKTPPARVEITIEPQRNGPEEPDGIYPETKPVGPPVHPVKHTRSAMEESPPVLLNPPQTQGPGAVNEVACPQTEQNTANAIRQLPLLNALLIELSLLCNQPVASPAQVHPHLAWLYSGEHKGPEPSAKSTSRSELKSSKLSVRESEKLVSLQPKKNPKGKRSEKISGSPPPRAAKGRLLYGLTNTLRLRLKQTNPDMLVVHEKREQYRKSQIQTGGPKFRVPSWKGKVPSLATQSQMPPQPPEKPSDSSGSFAEGSDTSRQISTCFDEPSTNTSKAVERGQSENRTSDTWLEADVGPIESIIPARFPPSHILGGASKMLVQSPGLSRQDPAVDQTVEEGKDGTHVKVTDLVISDAGVNRAASRDSSCKSISELEYQEELASPCYSEDFCMTENNSRSLLAPRSSTGPGNAQHGSQASKSSEARLSTRKTSSELNVLSPPFSAGSPVCSHKRSHVLKTPCRSLEEASSSSTSDFSSQWTNEKENQADALSTGSSKVMRTGRDSSTKLKGGAGRRSSEKSQSPRTSQVSSYEPSNLSELELKGFDNSESADFQEEEDDLGPLNFSKQCRDICELVINKLPGYTV; translated from the coding sequence ATGGCGGCCACGGCGGCCGGGCGGCTGTTTTCGCTGGAGCTGCTGGTGGACTGGGTGCGGCTGGAGTTCGGGCTGGCGCCGTGCGCCGGAGACCCCGCTGTGGCGTTTCGTTTGCTGGACTTCCCGCCGCTGCTCGTCCTCCCTTCTGCCGCTTCAGCGCGGGAGCCCCGGAGCGGCACCATCGACTTCGGACGCGGCAAGGCCTGCCTATTACGCCTGCGCCCTGACGCCCTGCATCGCCCGCGCCTGCGCGCAGCGGTGCTGCAGCTACCCGAGGGTCCAGCATCTGCACCGTGCTTGCTGGGTGCTTGCGACATCCTGCTCGTCGCCTCCCAGGGCCGACGCGGTAAATACACCCTGCACGGTCCAGCGGCCCAGCGCGTCGGGGAATTGGCGCTCTTCTACCGCCTAACTGACCTGGGACGCTTTCCCCCGGGGGTTCCGGAGCTGCAGGGCCCGCTGAACCCTGAGAGTATCACCTCCGAGGCCATGGAGGTGTGGGAGCCACCTACCCAGGAGACCTCGAAGCCATGCACCAGAGAAGCCACTGTCAGATGCCTACAGTGTGCCTCAGAGCCATGCCCCAAGGATACCAATAGCTGGTCTGCAGGGGACTCAGACCCCTCAGCTGTCCAGAAGACCTGGGAAGAAGCAGTCTTACACAGTAAGGCCAGCTCTGGGGACGTGGCTTCTGCCCCTTGTTCACCGGCTCCCAGCGGGAGGACTGCCAGCCCCCTCAGCCCGGAGGTCACCGAGCTGGACTTTGAAACCAACACCTTTTGCCCTCCTCCTCTGTATTACACTCACCAGATTCAGGAAAAGACACCTCCTGCTAGGGTTGAAATCACTATTGAGCCTCAGAGAAACGGACCTGAGGAGCCGGATGGCATTTACCCCGAAACTAAACCTGTAGGTCCTCCCGTACACCCGGTGAAACATACAAGATCTGCAATGGAGGAGAGCCCTCCAGTGCTTCTCAATCCTCCCCAGACGCAGGGTCCAGGTGCAGTGAATGAGGTTGCGTGTCCCCAGACTGAACAGAATACAGCCAATGCAATAAGACAGCTGCCGCTCTTGAACGCTTTGCTGATTGAGCTGTCCTTGCTGTGCAACCAGCCCGTGGCAAGTCCCGCTCAGGTTCACCCCCACTTGGCCTGGTTGTACAGCGGTGAACACAAGGGGCCAGAGCCTTCTGCCAAGTCCACATCTCGGTCAGAATTAAAGAGCAGCAAACTTTCTGTGAGAGAAAGTGAAAAGCTCGTGAGTCTTCAGCCTAAAAAGAACCCTAAAGGTAAGCGCTCAGAGAAGATCAGTGGGAGCCCTCCCCCGAGAGCCGCGAAGGGGAGGCTGCTCTATGGCTTAACGAACACCCTAAGACTGCGTCTAAAGCAGACAAATCCCGACATGCTGGTTGTCCATGAAAAGAGAGAACAGTATAGAAAATCACAAATACAAACTGGGGGACCAAAATTTCGGGTCCCATCGTGGAAAGGGAAAGTACCAAGCTTGGCAACACAAAGCCAGATGCCACCACAGCCGCCCGAGAAGCCTTCTGACTCCAGTGGGTCTTTTGCTGAAGGTAGTGATACTTCAAGGCAAATCAGCACATGCTTTGATGAGCCAAGTACAAATACATCTAAAGCAGTGGAACGGGGGCAGAGTGAGAACAGAACCAGCGACACTTGGTTGGAAGCAGATGTGGGTCCCATAGAGTCCATCATCCCAGCGAGATTCCCTCCTTCACATATTCTGGGAGGAGCATCCAAAATGCTGGTCCAAAGCCCAGGGCTTTCCCGACAGGATCCTGCAGTTGACCAAACTGTGGAGGAGGGGAAAGATGGCACCCACGTCAAAGTCACGGACCTTGTGATTTCTGATGCAGGCGTCAACAGAGCAGCCAGTAGAGACAGTTCCTGCAAGAGCATCTCAGAGCTAGAGTACCAGGAAGAGCTAGCCAGCCCTTGCTATTCTGAAGACTTCTGCATGACTGAGAATAACAGCAGAAGTCTGCTGGCTCCTCGCTCCAGCACAGGGCCAGGAAATGCCCAGCACGGTTCACAGGCAAGCAAGTCCAGTGAGGCAAGGCTGTCCACAAGGAAAACCAGCAGCGAGCTGAACGTGCTCAGCCCTCCCTTCTCTGCTGGCTCCCCAGTGTGCTCCCATAAGCGATCCCATGTACTGAAGACTCCCTGTAGGAGTCTGGAGGAAGCCTCCAGTAGCTCCACCAGCGACTTCTCATCACAGTGGACAAATGAAAAGGAGAACCAGGCAGATGCACTGAGTACAGGTAGTTCAAAGGTCATGAGGACAGGTCGGGACAGCTCCACTAAACTTAAAGGAGGAGCTGGCCGCAGGTCCTCTGAGAAAAGCCAGTCACCAAGGACATCGCAAGTGAGTTCTTATGAACCATCTAATCTGTCCGAGCTAGAACTCAAGGGCTTTGACAACAGCGAGTCAGCTGACTTccaagaggaggaagatgatCTTGGGCCACTGAACTTCTCCAAACAGTGCAGAGACATCTGTGAATTAGTAATAAATAAACTTCCAGGATACACTGTGTGA